In Candidatus Omnitrophota bacterium, a single window of DNA contains:
- a CDS encoding GNAT family N-acetyltransferase yields MFKRPGPKYSIANTRVQSAALTHPDGSVFHQPIMAHVLEDTYGLATHYLSTCCSTGEECQLAIVRHPQKAKAVGLPFCARPGLLLPVGSAGSSRRWDMWARHCLLEEMRKLELKSVRFIGMPLIEGLENSMPLAAAYPYARLPLRELVEIQSELHYSLKKALNKAERSGLHVRTAPPTRANTDLFYSFYLGGMKRFGTPPHPRPYFETWFSLDQTHLLLIQVFHKDTVLALLLAGYTANQMELLFTLSKKEGLEYRCNDLAHWQAIELAHQMGLDAVDFGPMKYSGQRRFKEKWGVEESLRWDLGWDLIRDEIRAIPPLSQEHPQLRIGAAFFQNMPRPLLERMGRHIRRTLLR; encoded by the coding sequence ATGTTCAAGAGACCCGGACCAAAGTACTCCATTGCCAATACGCGGGTCCAGAGTGCGGCTCTCACTCATCCTGATGGATCTGTCTTCCACCAACCCATCATGGCCCATGTGCTCGAAGACACTTATGGTTTGGCCACTCATTATTTGAGCACCTGCTGCAGTACCGGAGAAGAGTGCCAGCTGGCCATCGTTCGCCATCCCCAAAAGGCTAAAGCTGTAGGGCTTCCGTTTTGCGCCCGTCCCGGTTTGCTGCTCCCCGTCGGCAGCGCAGGATCCTCACGCCGGTGGGATATGTGGGCGCGCCATTGCCTGCTTGAAGAAATGCGCAAACTGGAACTCAAATCCGTTCGTTTCATCGGGATGCCTTTAATCGAAGGCTTGGAGAACAGCATGCCCCTGGCGGCAGCCTATCCTTATGCAAGACTTCCCCTGAGAGAGTTGGTCGAGATCCAGTCCGAGCTTCATTATTCTTTGAAGAAGGCCCTCAATAAGGCCGAACGTTCCGGCTTGCACGTTCGCACCGCTCCTCCCACAAGGGCCAACACAGATCTTTTCTACTCCTTCTATCTGGGAGGAATGAAACGCTTCGGCACTCCGCCTCATCCCAGACCCTATTTCGAAACTTGGTTCAGCTTGGACCAGACCCATCTGCTTCTTATCCAAGTATTCCATAAGGACACGGTTCTCGCCCTGCTCCTGGCCGGATACACCGCAAACCAGATGGAGCTTCTTTTCACCCTCTCCAAAAAGGAAGGGCTGGAGTACCGATGCAATGATCTGGCCCACTGGCAAGCCATTGAGCTGGCCCACCAAATGGGCTTGGATGCCGTGGATTTCGGTCCTATGAAATACAGCGGGCAGCGCCGCTTCAAAGAGAAATGGGGTGTGGAGGAAAGTTTAAGATGGGATTTGGGATGGGATCTGATCCGCGATGAGATCCGGGCCATTCCCCCGCTTTCTCAGGAACACCCGCAGTTGCGCATCGGGGCAGCCTTCTTTCAAAACATGCCCAGGCCCTTGCTTGAGAGGATGGGCCGGCACATCAGAAGAACGCTGCTTCGATGA
- a CDS encoding glycosyltransferase family 39 protein: MKSRTKTIVAVVVVFLFAWGIRSVFNILFPAKGALDTPWYTEGAQILLQPGGFMRLVDMGYGYYLGRMTHIGFIAVCQLLFGLPATVPMVQIQAFLSAVTVLILYFSARRFASKESALGAMILAAAHMPFAFWAGYILSETVFLLFVAIWAFFAIRLAQEWKWTNLAGFLGFALVCVFTRPNALGYAVLAAVWVLWVWVRNSIQRGSRAHTWLKLTVVALSLCYFWTVWFTFENINRPEEERWSGFSYIMKDYNSRNENFKEWSKPEWGWLVYTEYRNYVVHDMDDNAEKLRVQLRKAWMYWKPWREWFSLKHNVYNTFYMVLAGGLGVLGLVFLSRKRPAFRDFVLLVFLYHTSIAVVDSPGADGRYRLPCEYLLLLVSAGGLEWLRYFWNSKAKEGTTRRDKGSLQDEAGMRSG, from the coding sequence ATGAAATCCCGGACGAAAACAATTGTAGCAGTAGTAGTTGTGTTCCTTTTTGCCTGGGGTATCCGCTCTGTCTTCAATATTCTATTCCCGGCAAAGGGTGCGCTGGATACCCCCTGGTACACAGAGGGGGCGCAGATTCTGCTGCAGCCCGGCGGATTTATGCGGCTTGTGGATATGGGATATGGGTATTATCTGGGACGGATGACCCATATTGGCTTTATCGCGGTATGTCAGCTGCTGTTCGGATTGCCGGCAACGGTACCGATGGTTCAGATTCAGGCTTTCTTGAGCGCGGTCACCGTGCTCATCCTCTATTTCTCGGCCAGGCGCTTCGCTTCGAAAGAATCCGCTTTGGGCGCGATGATTCTCGCTGCGGCGCACATGCCCTTTGCGTTTTGGGCAGGGTACATCTTATCTGAGACAGTGTTCCTCCTATTTGTGGCGATTTGGGCCTTCTTTGCTATCCGGCTGGCCCAGGAGTGGAAGTGGACGAATCTTGCGGGCTTTCTCGGCTTTGCCCTGGTGTGTGTTTTTACCCGGCCCAATGCCTTGGGATATGCGGTCTTAGCCGCAGTATGGGTGCTTTGGGTCTGGGTGAGGAACTCTATTCAGAGAGGCTCCCGGGCTCATACCTGGCTGAAGCTCACCGTTGTCGCACTGAGCCTTTGTTATTTTTGGACCGTCTGGTTTACCTTCGAAAATATTAATCGCCCGGAAGAAGAACGCTGGAGCGGTTTCAGCTATATCATGAAGGATTACAATTCGAGGAATGAGAATTTCAAAGAGTGGTCCAAGCCGGAATGGGGTTGGTTGGTTTATACGGAGTATCGCAACTATGTGGTCCACGACATGGACGACAATGCCGAAAAGCTGCGAGTGCAGTTGCGGAAGGCCTGGATGTATTGGAAACCCTGGCGGGAATGGTTTTCACTTAAGCATAACGTATATAACACGTTCTACATGGTCCTGGCCGGCGGGCTGGGTGTCTTGGGGCTGGTGTTTCTCTCGCGCAAGCGCCCTGCATTTAGAGACTTTGTTTTGCTTGTGTTTCTTTACCATACGAGTATCGCTGTTGTAGACAGTCCGGGAGCAGACGGGCGCTACCGTTTGCCTTGTGAGTATTTGTTGCTTTTGGTGTCCGCCGGGGGTCTTGAGTGGTTGCGTTACTTTTGGAACAGTAAAGCAAAAGAGGGTACAACAAGGCGGGATAAAGGGAGTCTGCAAGATGAGGCGGGTATGCGCAGCGGATAG
- a CDS encoding class I SAM-dependent methyltransferase, whose translation MMPTSVKSPSASWKTHYDSQANRLGDTPEANDYRDAGSYVACQQWFRLIGKVRKQAVLEIGCGSGLFVRPLLENNIVYGIDISPEMAKLAVQKGLRVALGSAGSLPFDSQTFDLVLCHGVIGLLEQPQTLFAEARRVLRPGGTFFVACLNAQSWIRRGVQLMKRPAAANGMRPRQYRFEEILALGNQAGLAAKESLGVYYPLRIPASSCRLPLSRLVVPSFALLFQK comes from the coding sequence ATGATGCCAACATCAGTTAAATCTCCAAGTGCCTCGTGGAAAACTCATTACGACTCGCAGGCAAACCGCTTGGGCGACACGCCTGAGGCCAACGACTATCGTGATGCGGGAAGCTATGTTGCCTGCCAACAATGGTTCAGACTTATTGGAAAAGTCCGCAAGCAAGCCGTTTTGGAGATCGGTTGCGGCTCTGGGCTTTTTGTCCGGCCCCTGCTTGAAAACAATATCGTTTATGGAATCGACATCAGCCCGGAAATGGCCAAGCTCGCTGTGCAAAAGGGCCTGAGGGTGGCCTTGGGATCTGCTGGAAGCCTTCCTTTTGACTCTCAAACATTTGATCTCGTGTTATGTCACGGAGTCATCGGACTCTTGGAGCAGCCTCAGACTCTTTTTGCCGAAGCCCGACGAGTGCTACGGCCAGGCGGCACCTTCTTTGTGGCCTGTCTTAATGCACAGAGCTGGATCCGCCGCGGAGTCCAGTTAATGAAGAGACCCGCCGCAGCCAATGGCATGCGGCCCCGTCAATACCGGTTTGAAGAAATTCTAGCTCTCGGAAATCAGGCCGGATTGGCCGCAAAGGAAAGTCTCGGGGTCTACTATCCGCTGCGCATACCCGCCTCATCTTGCAGACTCCCTTTATCCCGCCTTGTTGTACCCTCTTTTGCTTTACTGTTCCAAAAGTAA
- a CDS encoding class I SAM-dependent methyltransferase produces MEILFRFPGLYRFKRAMTRLFAVRSGWDPRAYLEQGLVLDLGCGPDESDTDLSGIKRVGIDVSVPFLRAAKCSSPSGYFVRASAEKLPFVDGAFQATFVSCVLHHIPVDTRLIIEEIRRVTREHLVLVEPLQSERGFPRWVKTLWWRMTDGGCAYLPESEWNELLAGWDQVQRIEEGRLFKNTFRFIGSRTKDPAFEGSAQ; encoded by the coding sequence ATGGAAATACTCTTTCGATTTCCCGGGTTATACCGGTTCAAACGCGCAATGACGCGTTTGTTTGCGGTTCGGAGCGGATGGGATCCCAGAGCTTACCTGGAGCAGGGACTGGTCCTGGATCTGGGATGCGGGCCGGATGAGTCAGACACGGATCTCTCTGGCATCAAACGGGTTGGGATTGATGTTTCCGTTCCCTTCCTCCGCGCGGCCAAGTGTTCCAGTCCTTCCGGATATTTTGTGAGGGCCAGCGCCGAGAAACTTCCCTTTGTGGACGGCGCGTTTCAGGCGACTTTTGTAAGCTGTGTTCTGCATCATATTCCGGTGGACACCCGCTTGATCATAGAAGAAATCCGCCGGGTGACGCGAGAGCATCTTGTGCTGGTGGAACCTCTGCAGTCTGAGAGAGGGTTTCCCAGATGGGTCAAGACCCTCTGGTGGCGCATGACGGACGGAGGGTGTGCGTATCTGCCTGAATCCGAGTGGAATGAGTTGTTGGCGGGTTGGGACCAGGTGCAGCGCATCGAAGAAGGCAGGCTGTTTAAGAACACCTTCAGGTTTATTGGATCACGAACGAAAGACCCGGCATTCGAAGGGAGCGCACAATGA
- a CDS encoding NAD-dependent epimerase/dehydratase family protein, whose translation MKIMIAGVDGYLGWALAQHLTMRGHEVSGFDTYARRDWVAEVGSQSATPIVRMTERLAAFRREYGVNLQFRRLDIMDYNALALFLRSVQPDAIVHLAEMPSAPYSMMDAHHAVYTQSNNVLGTLNLLFAIHEHCPNAHLVKLGTMGEYGTPNIDIPEGFFEIEYRGRKATLPFPRQAGSWYHQSKVHDSHNVAFACKIWGLRSTDIMQGVVFGTRIENQPEDERLLTRFDFDQSFGTAINRYCAQAVIGEPLSVFGAGGQSRGFLPLKDSMQCISCIIENPAQKGEYRVLNQFDKVFDVTELAEKVQQIGKCVGLKVEVNHIENPRMEAESHYYNPDREGLLRLGYKPTEDIDSEIENMLEDLMQYRERIEARAEALIPDIRWDGTIRKSEVIQPKTVTSAK comes from the coding sequence ATGAAGATTATGATTGCAGGAGTGGACGGATACTTGGGGTGGGCCTTGGCGCAGCATTTGACCATGCGCGGACATGAGGTGAGCGGTTTTGATACTTATGCAAGACGGGATTGGGTCGCGGAAGTGGGTTCGCAATCGGCCACTCCGATTGTGCGCATGACCGAACGCTTGGCTGCGTTCAGGCGGGAGTACGGAGTCAATCTTCAGTTCCGGCGTCTCGATATTATGGATTACAATGCGCTCGCTTTGTTTCTGCGATCCGTGCAACCCGATGCGATCGTGCACCTGGCGGAGATGCCTTCGGCGCCTTATAGCATGATGGATGCGCACCACGCGGTTTACACCCAGTCGAACAATGTCTTGGGCACTCTGAATCTGCTCTTCGCCATCCACGAACATTGTCCAAATGCCCATCTTGTCAAACTGGGGACCATGGGAGAGTACGGAACGCCGAATATTGATATCCCTGAGGGCTTTTTTGAAATTGAGTACCGCGGCCGCAAGGCCACGTTGCCTTTCCCGCGCCAGGCCGGCAGCTGGTATCACCAGAGCAAGGTGCACGACTCGCACAATGTCGCCTTTGCGTGCAAGATCTGGGGCCTGCGTTCCACGGATATCATGCAGGGTGTGGTTTTCGGCACGCGCATTGAGAATCAGCCCGAAGACGAGAGGCTTCTCACCCGGTTTGATTTTGACCAGAGCTTTGGCACCGCGATTAACCGGTACTGCGCGCAAGCCGTTATCGGGGAGCCCCTGTCGGTTTTTGGCGCCGGGGGCCAGAGCCGTGGATTTTTGCCGCTCAAGGATTCCATGCAGTGCATCAGCTGCATTATTGAGAATCCCGCGCAGAAAGGCGAATACCGCGTCCTCAATCAGTTCGACAAGGTGTTTGATGTGACCGAGCTTGCTGAAAAAGTGCAGCAGATCGGAAAGTGCGTGGGCCTGAAGGTGGAAGTCAATCATATCGAGAACCCTCGTATGGAAGCGGAGTCGCATTACTACAATCCGGACCGGGAAGGTTTGCTTCGGCTCGGGTATAAGCCAACCGAAGATATTGACTCTGAGATAGAGAACATGTTAGAAGATTTAATGCAGTATCGTGAACGTATCGAGGCCAGAGCAGAGGCTTTGATTCCCGATATCCGCTGGGACGGTACGATACGCAAGTCCGAGGTGATTCAACCCAAGACGGTGACTAGCGCAAAGTGA
- a CDS encoding NAD-dependent epimerase/dehydratase family protein produces the protein MKVLITGGCGFIGSNLIDYLLPRGYELSILDNLSSASDEYARAQNVPVQAGDILDDNALSQSLANVESVVHLAALTSVPDSMADPLSNFRVNVEGTWKVLEACRTAGVTRFVFASSNAAVGEQEPPIREDILPAPKSPYGASKLMGEALVRSYAEAYGIQALSLRFANVFGPHAETKGAVVAAFQRSIKQGKQLTIYGDGEQTRDFVHAADIAQAIELGLQKGGHGQVYQIASGKETSILELAMKILNLHGKNYKEGVCFAEARPGDILRNYSDIGRASAELGYEPKEDLWSFLEESKMQPSGF, from the coding sequence GTGAAAGTCTTAATTACCGGTGGATGCGGATTCATCGGTTCCAATCTCATTGACTACCTGCTTCCCAGGGGATACGAGCTCTCTATCCTCGACAATCTCAGCTCCGCAAGCGACGAATACGCGCGCGCCCAAAATGTCCCTGTCCAAGCCGGCGATATCCTGGATGACAATGCACTGAGTCAGAGCCTGGCCAATGTGGAATCGGTCGTGCATTTGGCCGCGCTGACCAGTGTGCCCGATTCTATGGCGGATCCGTTGAGTAATTTCCGTGTCAATGTGGAAGGGACGTGGAAGGTGCTGGAAGCCTGCCGCACAGCCGGGGTGACACGCTTTGTTTTTGCCAGTTCCAACGCGGCCGTGGGGGAGCAGGAACCCCCGATCCGGGAGGACATTTTGCCGGCGCCCAAATCGCCTTACGGCGCGAGCAAGCTCATGGGAGAGGCGCTGGTCAGGAGCTATGCCGAGGCCTACGGGATCCAGGCCCTTTCCCTGCGTTTTGCCAATGTGTTCGGGCCCCATGCGGAGACCAAGGGAGCGGTTGTCGCGGCTTTTCAACGCAGTATTAAGCAGGGTAAACAGCTCACTATCTACGGGGACGGGGAACAGACCCGCGATTTTGTGCACGCTGCAGATATTGCGCAGGCCATCGAATTGGGCTTACAGAAGGGCGGCCACGGGCAGGTGTATCAGATTGCCAGCGGGAAAGAGACCTCCATTTTGGAACTGGCCATGAAGATTCTGAACCTGCACGGCAAAAACTACAAAGAAGGGGTGTGTTTTGCAGAGGCCCGGCCGGGAGATATTCTGCGCAATTACTCGGATATCGGCAGGGCAAGCGCGGAATTAGGATATGAGCCCAAAGAAGACCTCTGGTCCTTCCTAGAAGAATCCAAGATGCAGCCGAGCGGCTTCTGA
- a CDS encoding SUF system Fe-S cluster assembly protein has translation MDKEQLKDHIVQALKTVYDPEIPIDIYELGLIYGLEINDEGEVDIRMTLTSPACPEAQSIPPAVQRAAERVEGVAVARVELVWEPPWDKNMMSEAARLHLGFF, from the coding sequence ATGGATAAGGAACAACTCAAAGACCATATTGTGCAAGCTTTAAAGACTGTTTACGATCCCGAGATTCCGATTGATATTTATGAATTGGGTCTGATCTACGGATTGGAGATCAACGATGAGGGTGAGGTCGACATCAGGATGACCCTCACTTCCCCGGCCTGTCCCGAAGCACAGAGCATCCCGCCTGCGGTCCAGCGCGCTGCAGAGAGAGTGGAGGGAGTGGCCGTAGCTCGTGTTGAACTTGTATGGGAACCGCCCTGGGACAAAAATATGATGTCAGAAGCCGCTCGGCTGCATCTTGGATTCTTCTAG
- a CDS encoding SUF system NifU family Fe-S cluster assembly protein: MSGLRDLYQEVILDHNKKPRNFGKIDKANHCAHGDNPLCGDKITVYLLVKDGIIEDIKFEGSGCAISTASSSLMTTLLKGKSVEEAATLFETFHNVVTGNAEISENLGKLAVFGGVREFPSRVKCATLAWHTLRAALENQEDPVSTE, translated from the coding sequence ATGTCCGGTCTGCGCGATCTCTACCAGGAAGTCATCCTGGACCACAACAAGAAGCCCCGGAATTTCGGCAAGATAGACAAGGCCAATCACTGCGCACACGGAGACAACCCCCTGTGCGGGGATAAGATCACGGTCTATCTCTTGGTAAAGGACGGGATAATCGAGGATATCAAGTTCGAAGGCTCAGGCTGCGCCATCTCCACTGCGTCTTCTTCCTTAATGACCACACTCCTCAAAGGCAAGTCCGTGGAGGAGGCTGCAACACTTTTTGAGACATTTCACAACGTGGTTACGGGCAATGCCGAGATCAGCGAGAACCTGGGAAAACTCGCAGTCTTCGGAGGGGTTCGGGAATTTCCGTCCCGCGTCAAATGCGCCACTCTCGCCTGGCACACGCTGCGGGCAGCCCTCGAGAATCAAGAAGACCCGGTTTCAACCGAATGA
- a CDS encoding cysteine desulfurase has product MNIAQIRRDFPILHQQVHGHPLVYLDNAATTQKPRQVLDALENYYTQDNANIHRGVHTLSERATASYETSRQKVQDFLGAQHAHEIVFVRGATEAINLVAHSLGRSLLRPGDEILITEMEHHSNIVPWQILRDETGVKLRIVPFDQSGTLLLDEFDKALNEKTKLVSVVHLSNSLGTINPIEEIIQRAHARGIPVLIDGAQSAPHFRVNVRELDCDFFVLSGHKLYGPTGIGVLYAKTEWLDRLPPYQGGGDMIRSVSFEKTTYNDLPYKFEAGTPNIAGSIGLGAAVDYLKSLGLEAIAAHESELLQHATARISALKGVRLIGTAEQKAGVLSFVIEGAHAHDVGTILDQEGIAIRSGHHCTQPVMDHYGIPASARASFGLYNTVQEIDALVRGIQKVSEVFA; this is encoded by the coding sequence TTGAATATTGCACAAATCCGCCGGGACTTCCCCATATTGCACCAACAAGTGCACGGCCACCCGCTCGTGTACCTGGACAACGCCGCCACCACCCAAAAGCCCCGTCAGGTCCTTGATGCCCTGGAGAACTACTACACCCAAGACAACGCCAATATTCATCGCGGCGTACACACTTTGAGCGAGCGTGCCACAGCCTCCTACGAGACTTCGCGGCAGAAAGTTCAAGACTTTCTCGGCGCACAACACGCGCATGAAATCGTGTTTGTGCGCGGCGCCACAGAGGCCATCAACCTTGTGGCCCACAGCCTGGGCCGCTCCTTACTCCGCCCCGGGGATGAAATACTCATCACCGAAATGGAACACCACTCCAACATCGTGCCCTGGCAGATTTTGCGCGATGAGACCGGCGTCAAGCTGCGGATAGTCCCCTTTGACCAAAGCGGTACACTCCTCTTGGATGAGTTCGATAAGGCCTTGAACGAGAAGACCAAGCTGGTTTCTGTGGTGCACCTATCTAATTCCCTGGGCACCATTAATCCTATTGAAGAAATTATTCAACGAGCCCATGCCCGCGGCATCCCCGTGCTGATTGACGGTGCGCAATCCGCTCCCCATTTTAGGGTCAACGTCCGGGAACTCGACTGTGACTTTTTTGTGCTTTCCGGACACAAACTTTACGGCCCCACGGGAATCGGCGTGCTCTATGCCAAGACCGAATGGCTGGATAGACTCCCGCCCTACCAAGGCGGAGGAGACATGATCCGCTCGGTGTCTTTTGAAAAAACCACATACAACGATCTGCCCTACAAGTTCGAGGCCGGAACACCGAATATTGCGGGCAGTATCGGTCTGGGCGCAGCCGTTGATTATCTGAAGAGCCTGGGTCTGGAAGCCATTGCCGCACATGAATCCGAGCTCCTTCAGCATGCCACGGCCCGTATCAGTGCTTTAAAGGGTGTGCGTTTGATCGGGACGGCCGAACAAAAAGCCGGCGTCCTTTCCTTTGTCATTGAGGGGGCCCACGCCCATGATGTGGGGACGATTCTCGACCAGGAAGGGATTGCCATTCGAAGCGGGCACCACTGCACTCAACCCGTAATGGATCATTACGGCATTCCGGCCTCGGCCCGCGCCTCTTTCGGACTCTACAACACGGTTCAAGAAATCGATGCCCTGGTTCGGGGAATTCAGAAGGTCAGCGAGGTTTTTGCCTAA
- the sufD gene encoding Fe-S cluster assembly protein SufD, protein MINKLDAQDRYTEHFAQMESHLMEISPDWARPLRKAAIEHFAGLGFPTIREENWKYTNLAALAHTPFIPAATLDQEGFDLSDLQDKTAAELPGHRLVFINGVFNAAQSRLNELPPGVTVCPLSIAFKNSPVAVDNYMTHVAPCQGNALVALNTAFWTDGAFVHIAPGTIVHEPIQIVFASGGKKDMLVTFPRVLVVASPGSEASLIQYHVDGLDSHYWANCVCELVLDDNSSIEHYLLQEESVTAYHTNLIEVKQASNSNYVSHNFCTGSALARTDLNVRLTEEGAKCSLYGLYSSRGTQHLDNHTLIDHISPRCTSHEFYKGILNGKSRAVFNGKVMVRPDSQGTDARQENRNLLLSEDAQIDTKPELEIYANDVKCSHGATVGQLDEDALFYLRSRGVGANAARHILTLAFASELLERVQIPLLADHLHWKTLPRCMPSARIFESVG, encoded by the coding sequence ATGATCAATAAACTCGACGCACAGGATCGCTACACCGAGCACTTTGCACAGATGGAATCCCATCTCATGGAAATCTCGCCGGATTGGGCCCGTCCGCTGCGTAAGGCGGCTATTGAGCATTTTGCCGGACTGGGCTTCCCCACGATCCGGGAGGAGAATTGGAAATATACCAACCTCGCCGCACTGGCACACACCCCCTTTATCCCCGCGGCAACCTTAGACCAAGAGGGCTTTGACCTAAGCGATCTGCAGGACAAGACAGCAGCGGAACTCCCGGGCCACCGTCTGGTCTTTATCAACGGAGTCTTCAACGCGGCACAGTCCCGGCTGAACGAACTACCGCCTGGTGTAACAGTCTGCCCTCTTTCCATTGCCTTCAAAAACAGCCCGGTCGCTGTGGATAATTACATGACGCACGTCGCGCCTTGCCAAGGAAATGCCCTGGTTGCGCTCAACACCGCCTTTTGGACGGATGGCGCCTTTGTCCACATCGCACCCGGCACCATTGTGCACGAACCCATCCAAATCGTTTTTGCTTCCGGCGGTAAAAAAGATATGCTCGTCACCTTTCCGCGCGTCCTGGTGGTAGCCAGCCCGGGCTCCGAGGCCTCGCTCATCCAATATCATGTGGATGGTTTGGATTCACACTATTGGGCCAATTGTGTGTGCGAGCTCGTCTTGGACGACAATTCCTCAATTGAGCACTACCTCCTGCAAGAAGAGAGCGTTACCGCCTATCACACAAACCTTATTGAGGTGAAGCAAGCCTCGAACTCAAACTACGTATCTCATAATTTTTGTACAGGATCCGCTCTCGCCCGCACAGATCTAAACGTGCGATTAACGGAAGAGGGCGCCAAATGTTCTTTATACGGTCTGTATAGCTCGCGTGGCACACAACATTTAGACAACCACACGCTCATAGACCATATCAGTCCGCGGTGCACCAGCCACGAATTTTACAAAGGCATTTTGAACGGCAAGTCGCGCGCTGTTTTTAACGGCAAGGTCATGGTAAGACCTGATTCCCAGGGAACGGATGCACGCCAGGAAAACCGCAACCTGCTGCTCTCGGAGGACGCGCAGATCGATACCAAGCCGGAGCTGGAGATTTACGCGAATGATGTGAAGTGTTCGCACGGCGCCACAGTGGGCCAATTGGATGAAGACGCGCTGTTTTATCTGCGCTCTCGCGGAGTGGGAGCGAACGCTGCACGCCATATTCTGACTCTCGCGTTTGCTTCTGAGTTGCTGGAGCGGGTCCAGATCCCGCTGCTGGCCGATCACCTGCACTGGAAGACACTGCCCCGCTGCATGCCCAGTGCCCGTATTTTTGAAAGCGTCGGATGA
- the sufC gene encoding Fe-S cluster assembly ATPase SufC, giving the protein MLEIKNLNASIDGNQILRGIDLKIGPGEVHCIMGPNGSGKSTLSNVLAGRSAYEVTQGRVLFEGKDLLSMAPEERARAGLFLAFQYPTEIAGVSNTYFLKAAVNALHKHRGEEEMDAMDFLALVKEKIKWVNLDEGFLNRPVNCGFSGGEKKRNEIFQMAVLEPKLAILDETDSGLDIDALRVVANGVNRLRSAAHSVLVITHYQRLLNYLVPDFVHVLYHGRIVKSGGKELAMELEEKGYAWIEEEAANVNS; this is encoded by the coding sequence ATGCTGGAAATTAAGAACCTAAACGCATCCATCGATGGAAATCAAATATTACGCGGCATTGACCTGAAGATTGGCCCGGGCGAGGTGCATTGCATCATGGGCCCGAACGGTTCCGGAAAAAGCACCCTGTCCAATGTTCTGGCCGGCCGCAGTGCTTATGAAGTAACCCAAGGCCGGGTCCTTTTTGAGGGAAAAGATCTCTTATCCATGGCCCCGGAGGAACGCGCCCGCGCCGGCCTCTTCCTCGCCTTTCAGTACCCCACGGAAATTGCCGGTGTGAGCAACACCTATTTTCTCAAGGCCGCAGTCAATGCGTTACACAAGCATCGCGGTGAAGAAGAGATGGACGCCATGGATTTTCTGGCCCTGGTCAAAGAAAAGATCAAGTGGGTGAATCTGGACGAGGGCTTCCTCAACCGGCCCGTAAACTGCGGATTTTCCGGGGGTGAGAAGAAACGCAACGAAATTTTTCAGATGGCGGTCCTGGAACCCAAGCTCGCCATTTTGGACGAAACCGACTCCGGTCTGGATATCGATGCCTTGCGCGTGGTGGCCAATGGAGTCAATCGTTTGCGGAGCGCGGCCCATAGCGTGCTCGTCATCACACACTACCAGCGCCTGCTCAACTATCTGGTGCCTGATTTCGTGCATGTTTTGTATCACGGCAGGATTGTGAAGTCAGGCGGCAAAGAACTGGCCATGGAGCTTGAAGAAAAGGGCTATGCCTGGATCGAAGAAGAAGCGGCAAACGTCAACTCATGA